The Thermoplasmata archaeon genomic interval GCACCGGGCGATGCGATTCGACCGCATGAACGCCGCCGCTGGGCCTCCTCCCTCTTCCCCCTAGAGCGCCGGGGGTTGCGGAGGGAGCGCCCGGAGCACCTAGACGGTTAAGCTCCGGGGCACCCTTCTACGAGCGCCATGCGCTTGGTCGTGTGCATCGATCGCGATGACGACCTCGGCCGCAAGGCCGGCGTCGCCGGACCGATCGTCGGACGCGCCGCCGTCATCGACGCCGCGACGCGACTTGGGATCGCGGACCCCGAGGACAGCGACACAAACGCGATGTTCGCGGCGGTCCGCATCCTCGACGAGATCGCGAAACTGGGGGAAGAGGGAGAGATCTGCGTACTGACCGGGTCCCCCAAGGTCGGCCTCCTGTCCGACACTCGGGTCGCCGAACAGTTCGATCACGTCCTCGAACGCGTGCACGCCACCTCCGCCCACCTCGTCAGTGACGGAGCCGAGGACGAGCACCTCTTCCCGATCCTAGCCTCGCGCCTGCGCATCGACGGCGTGCACAAGGTCTACATCCGCCAGAACGCGAGCATCGAGTCGACGTACTACACGATCGTACGGGCGATGAAGGACCCGAAGCTGCGCGCGAAGACCATCCTCCCCGTCGCGCTGGTCCTCCTCGTCCTCGGGATCGCCGCGGCCGGTGGCGTGCTGGTCTGGGGAGTGGTCGGGATCGCGATCCTCCTTGGGGTCTATCTCATCTTCTGGACGTTCGACATCGACGAGGCGATCATCGATTCCGTGCGCTCGGCGTCGCGGGACGTGCGTACGGGCTCGGTCGCCTTCGGATTCGGGCTGTTCTCGGTGCTCCTCGTCGGCGTCGGCTTCCTCGCGGGGTACAATGCCTACACCACCAATCCCCACGGGGCGCTCGACGCCTTGCTCTCCTTCTTCCAAGGCGCGATGATCTGGTGGGTCCTCGGCGGCCTCGTGTGGGAGTGCGGCCGGGCGCTGCGGCGCTACCTCTCCCTCGGGCGGTTCCCCCGCTCGTTCGTCGTGGCGACGACCTCGATCATCGGGATCGGGTTCATGAGCTACGGGGTGATCTATCTCGTGCAGTACCTGGAGAACCTGCGCACCCCGGCGGGCCTGCCCTTGACGATCGCCTTCGTCATCCTGGGCCTCGGCCTCGTGATCGCCGCGGGGATCCTCCAGCAGCACTTCAAATCGGTCATGAACCGCGGCTCTTCCGAACCGGCCTCCGGGTGAGGCGCGGGGCCGGACGCTATTCCCAGCCCTGCAGGCGGGCGACGTGCTCCAGGTGCTC includes:
- a CDS encoding DUF373 family protein, whose product is MRLVVCIDRDDDLGRKAGVAGPIVGRAAVIDAATRLGIADPEDSDTNAMFAAVRILDEIAKLGEEGEICVLTGSPKVGLLSDTRVAEQFDHVLERVHATSAHLVSDGAEDEHLFPILASRLRIDGVHKVYIRQNASIESTYYTIVRAMKDPKLRAKTILPVALVLLVLGIAAAGGVLVWGVVGIAILLGVYLIFWTFDIDEAIIDSVRSASRDVRTGSVAFGFGLFSVLLVGVGFLAGYNAYTTNPHGALDALLSFFQGAMIWWVLGGLVWECGRALRRYLSLGRFPRSFVVATTSIIGIGFMSYGVIYLVQYLENLRTPAGLPLTIAFVILGLGLVIAAGILQQHFKSVMNRGSSEPASG